AAAGGCAGTAGGACAGTCATGATTCCTGGGGTTGTTTCACCCCCAAAACTGCACTCCACTCCTTAATCCGATTTAAAGATAGCCTTAGAATTTACTTAGAACACTAAAGTTCGTAGGTCACGGTTTGCCGCAGCACCGGGCCGCCTTCCGGTTTAAACGAAACCAGCAGGAGACCTTTTTTATTGGTTTTGCGGTAGGTTTCGGTCTGGTAAAGGATGCGGCTTGTTTCGAAACCCAGCATCTTTTTCTCAAGCGAACCGGCTCCAAACAGCAGCGGGCGGAAGCTGGCTTCGGTTAAGGCCGTGTCCATCTCGGTCACCGTAAAAACCGTGTCCTGCGGGGAAATTCCCTGGACCTGCACCAGCAGCAGGCCGGTGCCGCTGGTTGGTTTGCCATTCTCGTCCACCAGGGCTACCGAGACAACCAGACCGTCGGTTCCGTCTTTCCGAACGGCCACTTCTTTGAGGGCTTTGGGGGGATTCTCGTTTTTGCATCCGATTGTAAGCAAGACCAGCAGCAGAAATCCGGCAATTTTCATGGGGACGAATTGTTAAGGGATGGTTTATTTTCAATAACTGCCTGGCGGAGAAACAGTTTATGAGAATACGGTTTCCAGCCTGTAGCACCCGTGTTCGGGGCTGGTTCGATGCAGGCCGGAAACCGTACTTTTCAGGATCACCGCGGCCACTTTGCCAGCGGTTCAACGGTTTTCTTATTGATCTTTTCGGCTTTGGGCGGAAGGAGCAGAACCGTCAGGGCGGTTTTGGCCCCGGCCGCAACCGGTACTTCGAAGCCGACGCGAACCGTGCCGGGATTGGGGGCGTCGTATTCGTTGGCGGGTTCGGTCGTCCAGGTTTTCAGAACCACATTGGCCGGTTCGCGCACTTCCAGCACCAGCTTTTTGCCGTCTTTGGTCAGTTCTGCTTTGTTGTTGCCAACGATTTTTACCGTTGCCGGGGTCAGCAGAGTCCAGCGCACGGTGGTTTCGGCGGGTTTGTTTTCGAGCTCATCCCGAACCACCACGTAGCTTTTGTCCACCAGCGCAACACCCCGCACAGCTTTCTGCACGGATTCCGCGTAGAGTTCGGTCAGGTCCGTCACGGCATGCATGAAGTTGGGCGCTTTGGAAACCGCCGTGAGGGGCGCTTTGCCGTTGACTACCTGCAGCGCGTTATTAATCGTCAGGGTGTTATGCACAAAGTTGTTGTACCGAAACACCCGCCAGCGCTGCGAGTCCTGGTTGCGGTTCCACAAATCCACTTTCTTGGATTCGAGCGATTCGTAGTCCTGCATTCCGAAATCCATCGCCCATCGCACCCCGTCGGATTCCATCACAAACGAGCCCACGTCCATGTGGGCGTGACTGGTCGACGGACTTCCGCCTTTCATGCCCACGTACACAGCCGCCGGATCGGTCCAGGACGACCGCATCAGCGCCACCGGCGTTTTGCCTCCGCCGGTCCACATCAACGACGTTGGAGCCGTCATGGCGGTGGTGCTCACTCCGGCGCTCCAGAGCATGGTCGCGGGCAGCAACCGGTTTTTGACCAACCGCTGGGCGTCATCGTTCAGCAGGTGACGGCGTTCTACCCAGAGCAGTGAGGGGTCTCTCTGGCGGGCGGCAAACCAGAACATGGCCGGTTCAAGACCGACCCCGCTCCCGGCATCGGAGTAATTAAATGAAAGGCCGGAGGGGCCGGTCATGTTTTCCAGATACCCCGCGGTTTTCAGAAAACCCGGCCGGGCCGACAAGCCGAAATCCTTGCCGAATGCTTTCTCCAACGCACCAATGAGCATTACGTTGAAGCTTGTGCCGTAACCCCAGTAACTGTAGCCTTCGGGGTAGGCCCCGTCCGGGCTGTATTCGTCCATCGAAATAACCACCGATTCGAGGGCCCGGTTGACGATTTTCTTGCCCAGTTCCGGCTGATCTTCAAAAATGGCCAGGGCCCCGTACACCATACCGGCATTGCAGACCTGATTCCAGTTGTTGGTCGTTTTCAGCCAGCTATTGTACTTCGGGTCGAGCGAGGGTTCAATGCCTTTTTTGAGAATAGCCGCCTTGATGGCCGATCGCGACGATTCGGGTAAACCGTCGTACAGCCAGTCGTAACCCAGCGCCACGGCCATCGTCATTTCGCCCACGTCCAGGAAGTGCGACGGGTTCCAGTCGCTGAAGGCCGAGATCGCCAGCAGTTCCTTTTCCGCCCGGCGGAGGTAATTTTCCTGCCGGGTCATGCGCCAACCGTAGCTGAGAAAAAACAGTCGGCGCAGGCCCTCGCGGGATTTTCCCAGCAGGCGTCGTCCGATCTGAATGCGTTCGATTGGGGCCACGTCCATCAGGGCATCGCATTCGGCCAGGATAACCCCGTGGAGTTTGGCCCACGCTTGATCGGCTTCGATGGTGCGTTTGATG
This Larkinella insperata DNA region includes the following protein-coding sequences:
- a CDS encoding heparinase II/III domain-containing protein encodes the protein MKTFLKISAALIFLGSSAAAQVDHLGAQVTLPDHPRILLLKDEEAPIKRTIEADQAWAKLHGVILAECDALMDVAPIERIQIGRRLLGKSREGLRRLFFLSYGWRMTRQENYLRRAEKELLAISAFSDWNPSHFLDVGEMTMAVALGYDWLYDGLPESSRSAIKAAILKKGIEPSLDPKYNSWLKTTNNWNQVCNAGMVYGALAIFEDQPELGKKIVNRALESVVISMDEYSPDGAYPEGYSYWGYGTSFNVMLIGALEKAFGKDFGLSARPGFLKTAGYLENMTGPSGLSFNYSDAGSGVGLEPAMFWFAARQRDPSLLWVERRHLLNDDAQRLVKNRLLPATMLWSAGVSTTAMTAPTSLMWTGGGKTPVALMRSSWTDPAAVYVGMKGGSPSTSHAHMDVGSFVMESDGVRWAMDFGMQDYESLESKKVDLWNRNQDSQRWRVFRYNNFVHNTLTINNALQVVNGKAPLTAVSKAPNFMHAVTDLTELYAESVQKAVRGVALVDKSYVVVRDELENKPAETTVRWTLLTPATVKIVGNNKAELTKDGKKLVLEVREPANVVLKTWTTEPANEYDAPNPGTVRVGFEVPVAAGAKTALTVLLLPPKAEKINKKTVEPLAKWPR